ATTGTGATTAAAATTCGCGGCAGCGAACTGACGGTCTGCCGCAGCATTGCCGATTCGGTTTTGCGAATGATTTCTGATATTTCCGGGTTGAAAGATGTGCATTCCGATTACATTGAAGGTCAGCCCGAGTACCGCATTGAAATTGACCGGCAGCGTGCGGCGCGATTCGGTCTTTCCGCAGTTGATGTGGCGTCAGCGATTCGCGGTTATCTTTCCGGCGAGCAGGCAACGCAATTTGTGGAATTTGATCGAAAAATTCCCATTATCGTCAGACCTGTTTTCAAACAGCGGGACGATTTAGAAGATTTATTAAATTTAACTATTCGCCGGGAAAAGCGACAAATTCCGGTGCGCGATTTAATCAAATTGACCACAGCCACTGGTCCCAGCGAAATCCGCCACGAAGATCAAACGCGTCAGATTTCAGTTTTGGCTGATCTGCAGGGCAGAGGTTTGAACAGCGCCATTGGGGAAATCAGAGACAGGCTGAAGCGGGTTCATGCGTCGCAAAATTATCAGATTCTCATCGGCGGCGAACAGGAAGAGGTGTATCGGTCTTTTCACAGTTTGATTTTTGCCATGGCATTGGCGGTGCTGCTGATTTACATGATTTTAGCGGCACAGTTCGAGTCGCTGCGCCATCCGTTCATTATTTTACTGGACGTGCCCCTGACCGTGTCCCTGGTGCTGATTCTTCTCTGGGTATCCGGCATCGGGTTGAATGTGATTTCTTTTATCGGCCTGATTGTGCTCGCCGGAATTGCCGTGAACGATTCCATTGTCAAGGTGGATTTCATCAACCAGCGCCGCCGCGAAGGAATGCCCATGCACGAGGCAATTTCGGACGCTAGCAAGAAGCGTTTTCGTCCGATAGTAATGACTTCCGTGACGACAATTTTGGGACTCTTACCCATGGCAATCGGTTTCGGAGAAGGCGCAGAATTGCAAAGGCCGCTGGCGCTCACGGTGATTGTGGGATTGACAATTTCAACTGTAGTGAGCCTGGTGGCGGTGCCGGTTTTTTATTCATTATTAGAAAGAAAAAATCACTGGAAAGCAATGGCTGGTGAATAGCAAGTAGTGAATGGTAAGTGGTGAGTAGTGAATAGCTTGCGGCTTATCTGCTAATTTTACTAACCACTCACCACTCACAACTGACTTTTAACAAAAAAGGAGATCCCCATGAAT
This genomic interval from Calditrichota bacterium contains the following:
- a CDS encoding efflux RND transporter permease subunit; the encoded protein is NQDDSAFLGAREVAMPITTSTLTTIAIFLPVVYIYGVAGQLFRDQAVTVAFSLVASLVVALTLLPMLSCRFYFRMKEDVSFQVPVPFGKVRKKPWRWLVNPLLSLIFQIRLLWFHFRKTIIIAGRRIWRALADRTGSALMPLFHWFDKFLQRLFSVYHKFLLRSLEKRRLFIAIVVCILLLGVVSVFHLNRKLMPRVDEGEFTVKMELPVGSTIEATEREAAKAERWLLKQKEVKAVFSTIGLSQDQSAMLTEEAALNRATLKVRLSREREISTAEMIARMRNEFSPMTMAKMVFDRGEQALQQILGTTTPPIVIKIRGSELTVCRSIADSVLRMISDISGLKDVHSDYIEGQPEYRIEIDRQRAARFGLSAVDVASAIRGYLSGEQATQFVEFDRKIPIIVRPVFKQRDDLEDLLNLTIRREKRQIPVRDLIKLTTATGPSEIRHEDQTRQISVLADLQGRGLNSAIGEIRDRLKRVHASQNYQILIGGEQEEVYRSFHSLIFAMALAVLLIYMILAAQFESLRHPFIILLDVPLTVSLVLILLWVSGIGLNVISFIGLIVLAGIAVNDSIVKVDFINQRRREGMPMHEAISDASKKRFRPIVMTSVTTILGLLPMAIGFGEGAELQRPLALTVIVGLTISTVVSLVAVPVFYSLLERKNHWKAMAGE